Proteins encoded together in one Canis lupus dingo isolate Sandy chromosome 34, ASM325472v2, whole genome shotgun sequence window:
- the LOC125754314 gene encoding protein PBDC1-like codes for MAWAMKAMQHAEVYYKLISSVDPQFLKLTKVDDQIYSEFRKNFEKLRIDVLDPEELKSESAKEKWRPFCLKFDGVVEDFNYGTLLRLDCSQGYTEENTIFAPRIQFLAIEIARNREGYNKAVYTSVYDKEEEKEGNHGRGKGADSAQAEEKGANREREKAKTNKGEEKEKEANKEIHKSSEIAM; via the coding sequence ATGGCTTGGGCCATGAAAGCAATGCAGCATGCTGAAGTCTACTACAAGCTGATTTCATCAGTTGACCCACAGTTCCTGAAACTCACCAAAGTGGATGACCAAATCTATTCTGAGTTTCGGAAAAATTTCGAGAAACTCAGGATAGATGTGTTGGATCCAGAAGAGCTCAAATCAGAGTCCGCTAAAGAGAAGTGGAGACCATTCTGCTTGAAGTTTGACGGGGTTGTAGAAGACTTCAACTATGGTACTTTGCTGCGACTGGATTGTTCTCAGGGCTACACTGAGGAAAACACCATCTTTGCCCCCAGGATACAATTTCTTGCTATTGAAATTGCTCGGAACCGGGAAGGCTATAACAAAGCAGTTTACACCAGTGTTTAtgacaaagaagaagagaaagaaggcaacCATGGAAGAGGGAAGGGAGCTGACAGTGcacaggcagaagagaaaggagccaacagagaaagagaaaaagcaaaaaccaacaaaggagaagaaaaagagaaagaagccaacaaAGAAATCCACAAGAGTAGTGAAATAGCTATGTAA